The Pyrus communis chromosome 12, drPyrComm1.1, whole genome shotgun sequence genomic sequence ttggttggatcatgtagatctcccgatccagctctccatgaagaaaaacattcttcacatccatctgccacatattccaatctttgttggctgcaagtgcaagtaagactcgtactgttgtaagcttcaccactggactaaacgtttcatcatagtctagtccgtactattgagagaaaccacgagctaccaatcgtgccttgtacctctcgattgacccatttggacgacgctttatcttgtaaacccacttgcaggatatgggtttcacatctcttgactttggcacgagatcccaagtctgattttgctgaagtgcatcaagctcttatttcatagctgtcatccactcagaactctgcgatgcttcttcgaatgtctcaggttctgttgcagttgtttcttcaattatggctgcattggcgtatttgggatttggccttcgtgttcttgttgaccttcggagttgagattgtggagttgattcttccgtttcactcggcccaccttcttcgtttggttgttgatacacgccagtttgccaaggattctgagccactctttgttcgacatcatcgccatttggatctcctgattcatatgaacttggttggagttggatagtatgctcccccatcttctgttgcagcttttctccaaattctctggagtctggtagcacctccttctctgaggaccaccaagaagatgcttcatcaaacaccacatctcgtgaagtgtaacatcttccacttgttggatcgcaacatttctatccctttctctggctgtcgtatcccacaaagatacatctaacagctttcttcgactcttcgtatggtagttgatgtgctttaccatattggcatcctgcacaaaccgtgtctgttcgcacgtcaagttgaggaagccccttaagcatcgacttcttcatcatcacactTAGCTTggaatagctaacgtgacctaaccacatgtgccatagatctgatgtctcattttcccttgtcctgtctacatatgcagattctgctgacattacgtagactgactccaatcgtcgcccctccattgttgatgtttctgagattttgaggtcacgatacaccttcacatctcgtggaccgaacaagacatggtggcctgatgatgtcaattgagccacagatagcaaatttttcttcattcctgggacatgataaacatcttgaaatgacacctggttagaattatatcgaggcttaactattgtcttaccgatgtgagctatcggtaaccttgagttgtcggctgtcaccaccacacgacctcccttgtattcagatagattttgcagcttctgtttatcacccgtcatatgatttgagcagcccgaatatACGATCCAATcgtttttgtagtcaatgcgttctggtgttgttaccatgagggctaattctttttcttcctccgtagcgaataatgcttcagcatcccagccatcttcactattctccttcgaactggaagtagcagtattactttcaacaggctctttcttggtccaacaatcttttgctatgtggcccatcttcccgcagttgtaacacttgccactacactttttactattaccgcaattcttccaagctcccccagaacgagagcctccatttccttggtgactttgcaccttttctccttcctttttagatccactaccagtgtaccgcttgaaggtgcctttgcttttgttggtgtagagcgcttcctcttcactcttcagtgagactcctcccatttgcttggccatagcttcttgacctgtaagcaaattttcaaactcaacaagcgatggttgtgtcggccatccttgtatagcggcaatgaaccctcgatattcgggtctcaaaccatggataattattctcttcatcctggtttccccaataggagctgttggatctaattctgaaatttcgcggcatatcgacttcaccttgtgaaagtactgggcaatcgtcatgtcgcgttgtaccatcgatagcagctcattctcgagaagttgcaattttgtatcgttcctcttcgaaaagagtgtaacaaaagtgtcccatgcttcctttggcgttttagcatcccgaatgtgctccaacatttcttcttctattgtggtctttaaggcaaacattgatttgcctgctttaattttccacttccgcaagacgccgttagcatcttccgctgccggttgtgtaacttcactaccaccgacaacctcccataagtcttgaccttgaaggtaagactctatacacgttgcccacgtgttatagttttggttgttgagcttcttgattcctccaacaacttgaagatcacccatcgtatcggcaagactttgactacaccgaacaagcttgagtgactaccgtgcagagtaatacactactctcgacacaaagaagctccctctcaaggtttgtgataaccccagcaataatctcaagaaatcttttctgatgtggaagatcagtcaaaactgcaaccatagagcatactcggaatttcaagagactttacaaccaatgctctaccaagaacgatccctgaccgacttggctctgataccaattgttgaataagaagagtatccaagataactctaatgattccaagaagaagaaaatagagcacactcttaaagaaagctcacaaaacaaactaattagcaaagcttttcttatttagctctaggctttgtttttccttggatgatttacaatgcttggggacttgggtatttatagcaaaccaaatgaaagctacaccacacacttaattaaactaagatttccaactaccacaccaaacacattaattgcacctaattatgttgttttccacacaaccttacctaactttgcaattgtaagcaattacatcatcaaactagatatgaACTTGgactttagattgggttgtggattacttattgttttgggttgacattgattctcaacatgaGCGCATTGCTCCCACTAAACCGCTCATATAATCAGGTTGCATATTTCCCAAGGGGTGTGTCTAAAAACCTGCGACATATTTATGATTGTTGAAGTTACTAAATTATTAGCGCTTGTACATATTTTACAGTTAAGGTCAAGTAAAAATAAACCATGCTAGACAATTACAAACTTTGGCTGTTCTTAGCATTTTAAACTGAGTATGATTTTTTTGACCGAAAAGGAACACGAAGTTTGTAGACCAAATCTGTTTGTATGCATGCAAATGTGTATGAAAATTCATGTCCAGACAAAGAGTCGTGAAAACGTAGGCATTAAACACTCTGCAACAATTTCCTACCTCTATGGCGTTATGAATGGAAAGGAATATATGGCCGGCTTCTTCTGTGTTGTTCTAGTAAAGATCAAACACTACTAGTGCTTTATTTTCTTTGCCTAACTCTATAGGGGTTATCAAATTCAACTCTTGTTTTTAAACATGATCCACACATGCTAGACAAAGAGGTGATAATTTGCGACCAGTACACGACATGGATATaagattaataattaatattgttcgattaatattatattgataaatttataacttaaaaaaaaaaattatgacaaatagTGTGAGAATTTTTGTAATATTATATTACgatttttatattgttttgtgttttatAAACTTATATTTGTGCGTTGATCAGTTTATAAGTTAATATGAACACgacacaaaataaataaatcaactaGAAAAGGAGGCATTGCCCTTTTCCCCAAATGCAAGGTTGATCAATACCAAACCTACATcaatggaggagaagaagacCAAAAAGTTGGATTTCTTTTGCACCAATTGGCACCTAATTAAGCAACGACTCTTTGACAAAATGGAATCTCTCCTTTTGTTCCCTTTTCTATTGGTGCCTTGATAGCAACGACATTTTCACTATAAAACTACCTCGTTTCTGGCATTTAATCTTGTTATTTTCGCTTCCTATCATCTCATTGTCTTCAACTTTGTGTTCACTTTACTTCTAGTCATGTACGCCTCGAGGGAAGATGAAGATTATGTTCCGAGGGAAGCCAAGGAATTTTACAAGATTTACGTTAAAGCAGGCGCGTTGTCGCCGGAGATTGTAAAGAATCCGGAGATTGTGAAGAATCGGGAGATACAAGAAGAGGATAGCGAGAGTCCTATTTTCACAGAAAGGACTAGCAAACATGTAGTCGTCAACGATGTTTATGTTGCTGTTGGCAAAGATGACACAGATGTTCTGAAATGGACGCTTGAGAATGCTGCTTCCTCCGGTAGTACTCGGGTTTTTCTTGTCCATGTCTTCCCTCCGGTCACCCACGTCCCTACACCCGGTAACACCAGTTCACCTGTTAAAGTTTTTCTTGTCCATGTCTGTCCATGCAGTCTATTATATTTATGGGATTCTGATCAAACGCTTCATGCATTCATCAAATATCTTTTTTCGGGTTCGGATATGTGATCAAACCACCATGTATACATCAAATTGTTTTTCCTGATCACCAATCCTTAGTAATGTCTCGTGTTTTCCTGTCATAAAACGTTGATAGTTGGAAGGTTAGCAAGGAGCCAATTAAACGAAGATCAAGTGCGATTATATGTTAAAGAAGAGAGTAACAAGAGGAGCAACCTCTTGCAGAAATACGTGAACTTGTGCAATGATGCTAAGGTATGGATTCTACTCCCCCCGTACCGCGTAGTTCATGTTTTCAAACAGCAAAGTTCCATGTAATTGGTGATGATGAAAACTTCTGCTTTCAATGTGACTGCAGGTAACAGCGGAAACAATACTCCACGAGAGCAATTGCACAGAAGAATCAATTCTTAATCTTATTCCTGCTCTTAGCATTACTCACCTTGTCATAGGAACAAAAAGGCATTCAAGGTGCGTAGCAGCGCAGGCCAGTTATTTCTTTTTCCCGGCATGAATTTATCATAAAGACGAGACTCATGTGGGAATCATCTGTATTAGTAGGTCTTATATGAGAGATGCGATCAACAATGTGTTCAGTAGGTATATTACATCCAAAGCAGTGTGAATTAGCATTCAATTAACGGGGTTGAATTATGTTGTGTAGGCGAGAGAGAAAACAATTGTCGTTAGGAGAATTTGTTAAGAACAATGCACCGGGCTTTTGTGAGGTTAGCATCATTCATAAAGGCAATGAGGTGGAGGTCAATCAACAAGTAGATGGTCCAAAAAAGCCAGAAAATACTCGTCACTACGAAAAAACCCTTCTCTTTTCATGCTTTCCAGGCAAGTTCAATTCAGAAATCTACTATTTTTACATATACAGGCTACACATATATTGCCATCAGGTTTTGCAGTATAGTCTCCGAAATGAATCTCTCGCTCACTCTCAAATTTTTCGGATGGACAGTTTGCGGGAAGGCCAAGATTTCTTAATATCAACCTCAAAAAGCTGTGACAGAGATGAAACAAACTCAGCTATGCATTATGGGACAATGGGAAGACTACATACTCAAGAGATGATGAAGTGGAAAACTCGAAAGCTAGCCAGCTGAAAATGCACTACTGGTATTGTCATGTTAGTCTACAATAATTCTAGTCTCATACGCGGTAATGAGATGAGCTCGGAATCAGAGTTAAGAACGCAAAACGATTGAAGATTGAAGATTGAAGAAAAACAACGGAGGATGTCAAATTTATAACTGAAACCAAACATTATTTTATGATGTAGAGATTATGTAAGAGTGAAATGAGTTCACATCTTCTATTTAAATTTCTAATGTCGATATTTATCATTATAACTTTGTTGATAAATTCATATGAATTGTCCACGATGTGTTCTCATGTTTCTGaaaatgtcgtattacaactccgAATGGTTTCCAGCTGCTAAATAATTACAAGAAACAGCAGGCAGCCCAAAAACGACATGGCAACAAGCCATGGATGAGGAGAAAGAACGCCTGTTAGTCAGATACAAACGAGGACATATTATGCAGTCAAGGACAGGAGGAAATATACAATAAAAAGAAGCACATAAggagaacaagaagaaaaagctAAAGCTCACACCAGTGGTGGATCCAACATGGGGTCAATGGCGGCCGGAAAAATTGCCTCAGATGAAATCGTGGTCGTCCGGCTGGTGGTAACCACTTCGTGCACAAGGCTTGCCTTGCAGTGGCCATGTTTTCTCCTAGTCAATTTAAACAGGCTTATGTGACATGTTCTTTTCTTTCATTGCCTTAGATTTGGGCTAACCATTAAAGGTGTTTTCGGTGTTTTCTGTGCGTTGAAACTATAATACAAAATTACATCATACCATGTTGTGAATTAATCACAACCCGAACCAATAAAAGTTGAAGttgtattataaaattaattaacaatataaaaaataactAAAGTACTTACAAGCATATGCAAATGGGGAAAATGAACACGAAATTGCTAATCCCAACCTTTCACGCAGTAATAGTAGTGAGGCGTATGGTAAAAACGAGTCGGGTTTAATCTcattaaaactaattttaaacTGCACGAAACAAGAGACTGGACAATAACTAAGTCCATCCTAACTAATCCTAACTAAGGAGGCCAAACAGACGGGGCTTTAGATTAATCTGACGATATGTTAGTCCTTGCTTTACGTAGCATCactgttttatatatatatatatatatattaagtacatcaatatttttacattagaaGAATCAGTTAATGAGCAGTTTAATTTGGTACCGAATTCGTCAGTTACGAGACTCGAACATAAACCCTTTAACTTACAAATGAtgaaaaatatcattagatcGTAGTATTGAATAACCAGTGTTatacatttgaaaaataaaaaagatttcaACCACTTGTTTAGGACAATTGGTGTACCGATCGTGTTTGGGGAACACCAAAAGACTTTGGCCGCTTCGAAACAAAAGACCAGAGCAAAACTTAAATCCAAAATTCCCAATTTGGCTTTCTTCTCCCTTACGGTTTTCAGAAACCCTGACAGATCAGAAACCCTAGAACTGCAATCCGACATCTGCAATTCTATCATTGATGTACGCCTCCGACAACCGATACGCCGACGTCAACTCCTACCGTGAGCGCCGCAGGTACTAAATACCCCCCAAAGTCCATAGCTTTCTGATTCAGATCCCTGCTTCTAACTTTTCCTCAATTTCGATTCAAGTCTTATGTTAtgaagttttttaatttatgtttggTTTTATGTAATTGTGCATCTGCAGTGACCTAATGGGTCCAGCGCCTGCGGTGGCGCCACAGGCAGGCACCGCCTATGGCCGTGGCGGTGGGGCAGCTCCGTATGGGGGCCCGCCGGCTGCGGTTGCTTCATATTCGGCAAGGGTGGGTGGACCGACATCGGGTCCAGGAGACTTTAATGGGTACCCGCCGTTCCAGCCCCCTTCCGAGCGGTTCAATATCGGCCAAGGTGGTGGTAATGGGAGCTTTGGTGGTAGAGCATCGAATGGTCATGTTGGTGGTGGAAGGGGTCGTGGTGgtattggtggtggtgggagaTTTGGTGGCGGTGGCAGGGGTTTTGATGGAGGCCGTGGTGGCGGTAGGAGCTTTGGTGGTATTCGTGGTGGAGGTGCGGGGTTTGGCGGTGGGCGTGGAGTTGGTGGAAGAGGAGGAGGTAGGCATGGTGGCTCGTCAAGAGGAGACTTGGATAATATTATGCTTCCCAAGCAAGATTTTGGAAACTTGGTACCTTTTGAGAAGAACTTCCATGCTGAAAGTCCTTCTGTGAGGGCAATGTCAGAACATGATGTTATGGTGTATCGTACGAGGCGGGAGATTACCACCGAAGGGCATGATATCCCAAAACCGATTCAGATGTTTGAGGATGCAAATTTCCCTGGTATTTCCTTGCCGATGAATGctacattatttatttatttttattttttaattgaaattttcttCTTGTGCTAGTAGCTTACATTGGTGTAATATGATGTGTTAGATTACTGCCTAGAGGTGATTGCGAAATTGGGTTTTGTTGAACCAACACCAATTCAGGCTCAAGGATGGCCAATGGCATTAAAGGGTAGAGATTTAATTGGCATTGCCGAGACTGGTTCTGGTAAGACTTTGTCTTATCTGCTGCCGGCTGTGGTACATATCAGCGCACAGCCTCGGTTAGGTCAGTATTAATTATCATTCCTGTTTAGGTTGCGACTATTTGTTTCCTTGCAATTGACCCTGAATTTGGTTATTCTTTTGTTATAAACTTCAGCTCAGGGAGAAGGTCCTATTGCGTTAGTATTAGCACCTACTCGAGAATTGGCAGTTCAAATTCAAGAGGAAGctttaaaatttagtttacgTTCCAATATTAGGAGTACTTGCATTTATGGTGGTGCTCCAAAAGGACCCCAAATACGCGATCTTAAAAGAggtgtgtatttacttatgtcCATTTGGCTGTTCATAAATAGGGGCCTACAGCTAATGTCTTCCATGTGGCAGGGGTTGAGATTGTGATAGCTACGCCTGGCCGACTGATAGATATGTTGGAAGCTCAGCATACAAATTTGCGAAGAGTGACTTACCTAGTTTTAGATGAGGCTGATAGGATGTTGGACATGGGATTTGAGCCGCAGATAAGGAAAATTGTTTCTCAAGTATGTTACTTTACATAATTTCTTCTGCTTCACCGATAATAAGCTGAAAGttaacttttttgtttggtCAAACGGCTAGCAGCTTAACAATAATATTAGTCTTTAAATACAACACATAACTGCTTTAGAAAATTTTGTTATGAAAGTTTGTCAAATATTCTATGACATACAGATGTGCTTGAGCACATGAACTCTGTTACATGAGGGACTTTGCAGAGCACTCTGTAGTTAACCTTTATCTTTCTGCTGATACGATTTTTATGTAAATACGACTTTGGCAACTTATGTAAACACTTGTAGTGTTGTTTGAAAGAAGAACTTAGGAATTGCATTTGAGCAAGTTACTTTTCTTGCAGACCCGACCAGATCGGCAGACATTGTATTGGAGTGCCACGTGGCCAAGGGAGGTTGAAAGTTTGGCAAGGCAGTTTTTACGTAACCCATATAAGGTATCTTTTGTAGATTTAACCATATCAATATGATATTCACATTTCTTGTGCATATTTGTGTCTCTGAATTAAAATGTGATATAACTGACATCAATTGTTTTATAATTAGGTAATCATTGGATCAGCAAGCCTTAAAGCAAACCAATCCATAAACCAAGTTGTTGAAGTTGTGACGGAGGTGGAGAAATACAATAGGTCTGTCTCTTGAGCATAACATCCGGTTACAGTATAAgggttgatttttattttttattggcttTGTTATGAACTTCAAATTGTTTTGTTGCCAGGCTGATCAAATTGCTCAAAGAAGCGATGGTTGGGAGCCGAATGCTGATTTTTGTGGAGACGAAAAAGGGATGCGACCACGTTACTAAACAATTGAGGATGGATGGATGGCCAGCTCTATCCATCCACGGTGATAAAAACCAGGCCGAAAGAGACTGGGTCTTGGCTGAGTTTAAAAGTGGCAGGAATCCTATAATGACTGCCACTGATGTGGCTGCACGGGGTCTTGGTAGGATCACTGTGTGCTAGAATTCTTAGGTGTTTGGGTCTTGAATTTGAAATATGGCGAGTCGGCCGGCTGCTGTCCAGTTCCTGATGATATAATTTGTGGTTTGGGTGCGAAGGCAGGTGCCATCACATGTGATGATTGGGACTTCAGTTCACTTATCCCTCTGTAAGCATCACGCTTTCTACTTCACTGGGGCTTCATAAGTTGGAATGAGGGGAAATATTAGGTTTCTCGTATCAGTAGAATGTCCCCTGTGATAACTCTTTAGGTGCTTACCTTATTTGAATTTCATGTTACATGGACACAAGGACCAAGGTTTCACTGGTATGACTGGGGTAACTTCCTAATATTGTTTGGTTGGTATGCCATTATACAATGCAAGCCCGTATATTCCATTGGTCTGGAAAGTCTATTTATATACATGGGGCATTGTAAGGATAGTTCTCAATTATTTGCACCAGAGGTTCCTGAAATGTCTCAAGTGTCTAATAAGTAACATGGTTGAAATTATTGCTGCCCATCCACGGTTATGGAGCTGGTTATCCTTGCAGCCCGGTTGACTCACGCATGCTTGTTCATTTGATTGAATATGGGAAACTGGTGGTTGTGGTGAAGCTGCTCCTTATTCCTGCTTAATTAAGGTTACATGATGAATGTGTTGTCTTCAATTTGGTCTCCAGATCTCAGGGGTGCAGGGATAAGGTCGCTTGCAGATTTCTCCATGTTTTGTATGTTGTGCATCGTTTGACCTAACTCCTAACTTTCTGCTGTGTTTTGTTGTAGATGTGAAGGACATAAAATGTGTGATCAATTATGATTTTCCATCAAGCCTTGAGGATTATGTTCACAGGATTGGACGAACTGGACGTGCAGGAGCAGCAGGAACTGCTTTAACTTTTTTCACGCACGCAAATGCAAAATTCACTAGGGATCTAATCAAGATTCTTCAAGAAGCAGGTCAGGTTGTGAGCCCTGCATTGGCTGCAATGGCCCGATCAAGTGGTAGTTTCGGAGGTAGGTTCAGTTTCCTCTTTGGATGTGGTGTCTATATGTATGTACAGTTTTAGTGGGATGGTGAATAATGTGGTCTtctgtttttggttttcaatcaGGATCCGGTGGGAACTTCCGCAATGGAGGACGAGGAGGGTTTGGGAACCGGGGCGTGATTTCTGGTTCAAATACTGTTCCTATCGGGTACAAGAGACCATGGTAGTTTGTGTAGTGTCAGAATTCACCTggctaaattattttcttttagtttgaaACAATGAAAGAAAGAACGTTCGTGTCGAAAACATGCTATTTTTGGTACGATTGATTTGTGTTGCAATATCAAATAGGTGTTTATGTTTATCTGTAAGTTTCTCTGAGAAAAACAGGGACCGAGTTGTAAGATAATTGGAGACGAGTTTTGAGCAAAAGATATTTGAAAGTCATCGTGTCCTCATCCTACATAGTGTAAATAGTACTTCCCTTATAATTAAGGCTGTTTTATGGCTAAATGGTGATGGAGGCTATATGTTTAGGAATCCTCTAAAGTTCAACCATCTATTCCATGTAAAATGTCCCTACTGTGGAGTctaccaaataaataaatatggagTGTTGTTATGCTCGCCCGTCTTATTTTCTCACTCACTTTTAATggaaattttaaaatcaaatttaatttaatgtaatGTAAAAAGGCTTCAAAAACCTTGTTAAAAATTAGTTCTTTAATATATTCTTTGtagtaaaagaaaaaggaatggaaaaaaaaattaaaaaacttgaaatgaGAAACGAATCACCCAGCAATCTCCCCATTTTCTCTCTTCGTCCCTCACTACTTTTTAACTCTTTCATCCCCCTACGTCTTCTATGAAAAACTTTTCCGTCCACCCCACCCACCTCTTGTTTTCTACTTACTGTTCAAGCCTTCATTCAGAATTGGAATTCAGGAAGAAATATGGACAAGAATCTTAAATCCAGATTTGGTACggggagaaagaaagagagtggaacagagaaatgagagaaaaaaaaaaaggtgactTTCCCAGCGGCAAAGAGAAAAGGAGATGTCGTCGTCATATGTGAAGCCTGGTTGTTGCTTTCGACTGAGTTGGACAGGGACGTTCGTAACTGTTCAATTTTCTTAAAATCTCCAAGATTTgttctttatatttattttatttagaacTTAAAACTATTAGGGATATTTTAGGA encodes the following:
- the LOC137710572 gene encoding DEAD-box ATP-dependent RNA helicase 30-like — translated: MYASDNRYADVNSYRERRSDLMGPAPAVAPQAGTAYGRGGGAAPYGGPPAAVASYSARVGGPTSGPGDFNGYPPFQPPSERFNIGQGGGNGSFGGRASNGHVGGGRGRGGIGGGGRFGGGGRGFDGGRGGGRSFGGIRGGGAGFGGGRGVGGRGGGRHGGSSRGDLDNIMLPKQDFGNLVPFEKNFHAESPSVRAMSEHDVMVYRTRREITTEGHDIPKPIQMFEDANFPDYCLEVIAKLGFVEPTPIQAQGWPMALKGRDLIGIAETGSGKTLSYLLPAVVHISAQPRLAQGEGPIALVLAPTRELAVQIQEEALKFSLRSNIRSTCIYGGAPKGPQIRDLKRGVEIVIATPGRLIDMLEAQHTNLRRVTYLVLDEADRMLDMGFEPQIRKIVSQTRPDRQTLYWSATWPREVESLARQFLRNPYKVIIGSASLKANQSINQVVEVVTEVEKYNRLIKLLKEAMVGSRMLIFVETKKGCDHVTKQLRMDGWPALSIHGDKNQAERDWVLAEFKSGRNPIMTATDVAARGLDVKDIKCVINYDFPSSLEDYVHRIGRTGRAGAAGTALTFFTHANAKFTRDLIKILQEAGQVVSPALAAMARSSGSFGGSGGNFRNGGRGGFGNRGVISGSNTVPIGYKRPW
- the LOC137710172 gene encoding U-box domain-containing protein 33-like, translating into MYASREDEDYVPREAKEFYKIYVKAGALSPEIVKNPEIVKNREIQEEDSESPIFTERTSKHVVVNDVYVAVGKDDTDVLKWTLENAASSGSTRVFLVHVFPPVTHVPTPVGRLARSQLNEDQVRLYVKEESNKRSNLLQKYVNLCNDAKVTAETILHESNCTEESILNLIPALSITHLVIGTKRHSRRERKQLSLGEFVKNNAPGFCEASSIQKSTIFTYTGYTYIAIRFCSIVSEMNLSLTLKFFGWTVCGKAKIS